A region of Massilia sp. WG5 DNA encodes the following proteins:
- a CDS encoding sensor domain-containing diguanylate cyclase, with protein sequence MNGDAHAQLAAEHEALIQFLYLAPVGLVQTGIDGEIVMINPISAQLLMPLSRDGTLTNLFTALEDVAPELRRLCTTFPRPSGMVCDGLHIHLNSGAPGKRMRVPHVLSLSLLKLDGSRLMAVLQDVSEQVRRDRQLRQSDAWLNALLTSISDYALVGLDRQGRVSDWNETIGRVTGFTPSVVGRPYSVFYPEDSSTPERVHDRLREADANGWSLEEGPRLRADGSQFWGSAMISPLPDRDPDACDDGEPAYCLVLRDISDKREAIAQRRKSVFCDELTGVANRRAFFEAAELELTRNRRTPRPTALILFDADHFKQINDRYGHPAGDCVLRQLGAALSMTFRQVDVVARVGGEEFAVLLPSSTMDGAAVVAERLRQLVAGQPAVCDGVAIAYTVSAGIAAIDEGEPLDLDTLIKRADRALYAAKANGRNRVECWNGEPDAA encoded by the coding sequence GTGAACGGCGACGCCCACGCGCAGCTCGCGGCCGAGCACGAGGCGCTGATCCAGTTCCTGTACCTGGCCCCGGTAGGCCTGGTGCAGACCGGTATCGACGGCGAGATCGTGATGATCAATCCGATCTCGGCCCAGCTCCTGATGCCGCTCTCGCGTGACGGCACCCTCACCAACCTGTTCACCGCGCTGGAAGACGTGGCGCCGGAACTGCGCCGCCTGTGCACGACCTTCCCCCGCCCGAGCGGCATGGTCTGCGACGGCCTGCACATCCACCTGAACAGCGGCGCGCCCGGCAAGCGCATGCGCGTGCCGCACGTGCTGTCGCTCAGCCTCCTGAAGCTGGACGGCTCGCGCCTGATGGCGGTGCTGCAGGACGTCAGCGAACAGGTGCGCCGCGATCGCCAGCTGCGCCAGAGCGATGCCTGGCTGAACGCCCTGCTGACCAGCATCAGCGACTACGCGCTGGTGGGCCTGGACCGCCAGGGCCGGGTCAGCGACTGGAACGAAACCATCGGCCGCGTCACCGGCTTCACGCCCTCGGTGGTCGGACGGCCTTATTCGGTCTTCTATCCGGAGGATTCGAGCACGCCGGAGCGCGTGCACGACCGCCTGCGCGAAGCCGACGCGAATGGCTGGAGCCTGGAAGAAGGCCCGCGCCTGCGCGCCGACGGCAGCCAGTTCTGGGGCAGCGCCATGATTTCGCCGCTGCCGGACCGCGATCCGGACGCCTGCGACGACGGCGAACCGGCCTATTGCCTGGTCCTGCGCGACATCAGCGACAAGCGCGAGGCCATCGCCCAGCGCCGCAAATCCGTGTTCTGCGACGAACTGACCGGCGTCGCCAACCGCCGCGCCTTCTTCGAGGCGGCCGAACTGGAGCTGACGCGCAACCGCCGCACGCCGCGCCCGACCGCGCTGATCCTGTTCGACGCCGACCATTTCAAGCAGATCAACGACCGCTACGGCCACCCGGCCGGCGACTGCGTGCTGCGCCAGCTCGGCGCGGCGCTGTCGATGACCTTCCGCCAGGTCGACGTGGTGGCGCGCGTGGGCGGCGAGGAATTCGCCGTGCTGCTGCCCTCCTCGACGATGGACGGCGCCGCCGTCGTCGCCGAGCGCCTGCGCCAGCTGGTGGCAGGCCAGCCGGCGGTATGCGACGGCGTCGCGATCGCCTACACGGTCAGCGCCGGCATCGCCGCCATCGACGAGGGCGAACCCCTCGACCTCGACACCCTGATCAAGCGCGCCGACCGCGCCCTGTACGCCGCCAAGGCGAACGGGCGCAACCGGGTCGAGTGCTGGAACGGAGAACCGGATGCAGCCTGA
- a CDS encoding thioesterase family protein, producing the protein MNWDYPQAFTLPRAPVAADIDGLNHTNNAVYVRWCEQVGWAHSESLGLGLDDYRRLDRAMAIRRGEYDYILPTVEHEELTLATWLVGGDGKLSMERRFQLVRNSDGATVLRGRWDLVCIELGSGRPRRMPQEFLDAYMPAIIRSR; encoded by the coding sequence TTGAACTGGGATTATCCGCAAGCCTTCACGCTGCCGCGCGCGCCAGTGGCCGCCGACATCGATGGCCTGAACCACACCAACAACGCCGTCTACGTGCGCTGGTGCGAACAGGTCGGCTGGGCCCATTCCGAATCGCTCGGACTGGGGCTGGACGATTACCGGCGCCTGGACCGCGCGATGGCGATCCGGCGCGGCGAATACGATTACATCCTGCCGACCGTCGAGCACGAAGAACTGACCCTGGCCACCTGGCTGGTCGGCGGCGACGGCAAGCTGTCGATGGAGCGCCGCTTCCAGCTGGTGCGCAACAGCGACGGCGCCACCGTGCTGCGCGGGCGCTGGGATCTGGTCTGCATCGAGCTGGGAAGCGGACGGCCGCGCCGCATGCCCCAGGAATTCCTCGACGCCTACATGCCGGCGATCATACGGAGTCGATGA
- a CDS encoding alkene reductase, with protein MTTLFSPLKVGALELPNRIVMAPLTRSRAGEARVPNAMMAEYYAQRASAGLILSEATSVTPMGVGYADTPGIWSDEQVAGWKLVTDAVHKAGGRIFLQLWHVGRISDPLFLNGDKPVAPSSIKPAGHVSLVRPIKEYETPRALDLEEIPGIVAAYRKGAENAKKAGFDGVEVHGANGYLLDQFLQDKTNQRKDAYGGPIENRARLMLEVTDACIEVWGADRVGMHLAPRRDSHDMGDSTPSATFGYVARELGKRGIAFICAREAIGDDRLGPELKKAFGGVYIANEKLTRESAEQLLNSGEADAVAWGQWFIANPDLPARLKQNAPLNPARPEKFYAPGPEGYIDYPALQANA; from the coding sequence ATGACCACATTGTTTTCCCCTCTGAAAGTTGGCGCGCTGGAGCTGCCGAACCGCATCGTGATGGCGCCGCTGACCCGCTCGCGCGCCGGCGAAGCCCGCGTGCCGAACGCCATGATGGCCGAGTACTACGCGCAGCGCGCCTCGGCCGGCCTGATCCTGTCGGAAGCCACCTCGGTGACGCCGATGGGCGTGGGCTATGCCGACACCCCGGGCATCTGGTCCGACGAGCAGGTCGCAGGCTGGAAGCTGGTGACCGATGCCGTGCACAAGGCCGGCGGCCGCATCTTCCTGCAGCTGTGGCACGTCGGCCGCATCTCGGATCCGCTCTTCCTGAACGGCGACAAGCCGGTGGCGCCCTCGAGCATCAAGCCGGCCGGCCACGTCAGCCTGGTCCGTCCGATCAAGGAATACGAGACCCCGCGCGCGCTGGACCTGGAAGAGATCCCGGGCATCGTCGCCGCCTACCGCAAGGGCGCCGAGAACGCGAAGAAAGCCGGCTTCGACGGCGTCGAAGTCCATGGCGCGAATGGCTACCTGCTCGACCAGTTCCTGCAGGACAAGACCAACCAGCGCAAGGATGCCTACGGCGGCCCGATCGAAAACCGCGCCCGCCTGATGCTGGAAGTCACCGACGCCTGCATCGAGGTCTGGGGCGCCGACCGCGTCGGCATGCACCTGGCCCCGCGCCGCGACTCGCACGACATGGGCGATTCGACCCCTTCGGCAACCTTCGGCTACGTCGCCCGCGAGCTGGGCAAGCGCGGCATCGCCTTCATCTGCGCCCGCGAAGCGATCGGCGACGACCGCCTCGGCCCCGAACTGAAGAAAGCCTTCGGCGGCGTCTACATCGCCAACGAAAAGCTGACCCGTGAAAGCGCCGAGCAGCTGCTGAACAGCGGCGAAGCGGACGCGGTCGCCTGGGGCCAGTGGTTCATCGCCAACCCCGACCTGCCGGCGCGCCTGAAGCAGAACGCACCGCTGAATCCGGCGCGTCCTGAAAAGTTCTATGCACCGGGCCCGGAAGGCTATATCGACTATCCGGCGCTGCAGGCGAACGCCTGA
- the pepN gene encoding aminopeptidase N has translation MNTFALRLMPLAIATALACAPATQAATTAARAENAFLSQADAVARSARVSNVDYVLDFTLTGKESFGGATTLSFDLNDASSPLTVDLDKASVKSVTVNGKSVTPQYNGWFVTLAAQDLVKGRNTVTIVYERPHSTNGEGLHRMVDPVDGRVYTYSHFEPAAAHQMFAVFDQPDLKGTYQVNVNAPGDWEVISTTRETKVAANGDGKRWTFPKTRKLSPYNFSMHAGPYKKWEDNSGKYPLRLFARQSVASQIKPAEWFKYTREGLAFFDDYFGIPYQFEKYDQILVPDFLYGAMENAGAITFAERGFMYKADMTSEQRARLASVIMHEMAHQWFGDLVTMKWWNGLWLNESFASFMGTLATAEATEFKDAWRAFYSEGKQAAYAQDQRSTTHPIEVPVPSTQNAFDNIDAITYSKGASTLMQLRHLLGADVFRKGVHNYLVKYQYRNATLDDFIGSLGEAAGRDLKGWTREWLYQPGVNTIAANYSCKGGKIATFSLDQGATKQFPTLREQRVQVASFRLDGKELKLDKNVAVTYKGAKTAVPGMVGAACPDLVYPNFGDWGFVKVQLDKRSFDTARGSLASVDDPLLRAMLWQSLWDGVRDAKLPLNEFIATALNNAPQEKDYTLLGDVLGKVGAAKHYLSAGDPDSAYAQQAGRQLEDMAWKAAVAAKGNDDFQRRWFGAYVGLASSRPALDRLAALLDGKQTLDGLSVNQDLRWTIIARLNRFDYPGAAELVKAEQERDKSDSGQAAALAATVIRPDAAVKREWLGTIQDTRTKLPFSKVRTAMGSLYPAEQKALAEQTADQRLAKLPELDKSAGPVYMRAYGPSMLPASCTPASVKRLQAAGAQMKDLSAGTRRALLDTLEEDQRCVAIKQAMSAK, from the coding sequence GTGAACACCTTTGCTCTTCGCCTGATGCCGCTCGCCATCGCCACCGCGCTGGCCTGCGCTCCCGCCACCCAAGCCGCTACCACGGCCGCCCGTGCCGAAAACGCCTTTCTGTCGCAGGCCGACGCCGTCGCACGCTCGGCGCGCGTGTCGAACGTCGACTACGTGCTGGACTTCACGCTGACGGGCAAGGAGAGCTTCGGCGGCGCCACGACCCTGAGCTTCGACCTGAACGATGCCTCGTCCCCGCTGACCGTCGACCTCGACAAGGCCAGCGTCAAGTCGGTCACCGTGAACGGCAAGAGCGTCACCCCGCAGTACAACGGCTGGTTCGTCACGCTGGCGGCGCAGGACCTGGTCAAGGGCCGCAACACCGTCACCATCGTCTACGAGCGCCCGCACAGCACCAACGGCGAAGGCCTGCACCGCATGGTCGACCCGGTCGACGGCCGCGTCTACACCTACTCGCACTTCGAGCCGGCCGCGGCCCATCAGATGTTCGCGGTGTTCGACCAGCCGGACCTGAAGGGCACCTACCAGGTCAACGTGAACGCGCCGGGCGACTGGGAAGTCATTTCGACCACGCGCGAAACGAAGGTCGCGGCGAATGGCGACGGCAAGCGCTGGACCTTCCCGAAGACCAGGAAGCTCAGCCCCTATAACTTCTCGATGCACGCCGGTCCCTACAAGAAGTGGGAAGACAACAGCGGCAAGTACCCGTTGCGCCTGTTCGCGCGCCAGTCGGTGGCGTCGCAGATCAAGCCGGCCGAGTGGTTCAAGTACACCAGGGAAGGCCTGGCCTTCTTCGACGACTACTTCGGCATCCCCTACCAGTTCGAGAAATACGACCAGATCCTGGTGCCGGACTTCCTGTACGGCGCGATGGAGAATGCCGGCGCGATCACCTTCGCCGAACGCGGCTTCATGTACAAGGCCGACATGACCTCCGAGCAGCGCGCGCGCCTGGCCTCGGTGATCATGCACGAGATGGCGCACCAGTGGTTCGGCGACCTGGTCACCATGAAGTGGTGGAACGGCCTGTGGCTGAACGAAAGCTTCGCTTCCTTCATGGGCACGCTGGCGACCGCCGAAGCGACCGAGTTCAAGGACGCCTGGCGCGCCTTCTATTCCGAGGGCAAGCAGGCCGCCTATGCGCAGGACCAGCGCTCGACCACCCACCCGATCGAGGTACCGGTGCCGTCGACCCAGAACGCCTTCGACAATATCGACGCGATCACCTATTCGAAGGGCGCGTCGACCCTGATGCAGCTGCGGCACCTGCTGGGCGCCGACGTATTCCGCAAAGGCGTCCACAACTACCTGGTGAAGTACCAGTACCGCAACGCCACCCTCGACGACTTCATCGGCAGCCTGGGCGAGGCCGCCGGCCGCGACCTGAAGGGCTGGACCAGGGAGTGGCTGTACCAGCCGGGCGTGAATACCATCGCCGCGAATTACAGCTGCAAGGGCGGGAAGATCGCCACCTTCAGCCTCGACCAGGGTGCGACGAAGCAGTTCCCGACCCTGCGCGAACAGCGCGTGCAGGTCGCCAGCTTCCGCCTGGACGGCAAAGAGCTCAAGCTCGACAAGAACGTGGCCGTCACCTACAAGGGCGCGAAGACCGCGGTGCCGGGCATGGTCGGCGCAGCCTGCCCGGACCTGGTGTACCCGAACTTCGGCGACTGGGGCTTCGTCAAGGTCCAGCTCGACAAGCGCTCCTTCGACACGGCGCGCGGCAGCCTGGCCAGCGTCGACGATCCCCTGCTGCGCGCCATGCTGTGGCAGAGCTTGTGGGATGGCGTGCGCGACGCCAAGCTGCCGCTCAACGAGTTCATCGCCACCGCCCTGAACAATGCGCCGCAGGAGAAGGATTACACCCTGCTGGGCGACGTGCTGGGCAAGGTCGGCGCCGCCAAACACTACCTGAGCGCCGGCGATCCGGACAGCGCCTACGCGCAGCAGGCCGGCCGCCAGCTCGAAGACATGGCCTGGAAGGCCGCTGTCGCCGCCAAGGGCAATGACGACTTCCAGCGCCGCTGGTTCGGCGCCTATGTCGGCCTGGCCAGCTCGCGCCCGGCCCTCGACCGCCTGGCCGCCCTGCTGGACGGCAAGCAGACCCTCGACGGCCTGAGCGTCAACCAGGACCTGCGCTGGACCATCATCGCGCGCCTGAACCGCTTCGACTACCCGGGCGCGGCAGAACTGGTGAAGGCCGAACAGGAACGCGACAAGTCGGACAGCGGCCAGGCCGCGGCGCTGGCGGCGACCGTCATCCGTCCGGACGCGGCAGTCAAGCGCGAGTGGCTGGGCACGATCCAGGACACCAGGACCAAGCTGCCCTTCTCGAAAGTGCGTACGGCAATGGGCAGCCTGTACCCGGCCGAGCAGAAAGCCCTGGCCGAACAGACCGCCGACCAGCGCCTGGCGAAGCTGCCGGAGCTGGACAAGAGCGCCGGTCCGGTCTACATGCGCGCCTACGGTCCGAGCATGCTCCCGGCCAGCTGCACCCCGGCCAGCGTCAAGCGCCTGCAGGCGGCCGGCGCGCAGATGAAGGATCTGTCGGCCGGCACCCGCCGCGCCCTGCTCGACACGCTCGAGGAAGACCAGCGCTGCGTGGCCATCAAGCAGGCGATGAGCGCGAAGTAA
- a CDS encoding endonuclease/exonuclease/phosphatase family protein, whose protein sequence is MLKLLSWNIQSARAPDGGADLDGVLACIERFAPGADLLCLQEVACGFPARDGSPGGDQFAGLAQRLPGWQAARAYAVDTLAPEGGRRRLGSMAFSRHPIVQVLRHSLPWPADAAPSMPRVVLELALDTPPGLLRVLIVHLEYFSERQRLAQIGALRALQREAWGHVRHPRADAGPGGDRNAPFAALPRPAPAVLLGNFNMLPGSGSHQALLEPAFDTSRDEAPPWRDAWQLTHPTEAHAPTVGLRDPSGTPFTFDYAFVGADLAPRVRALHVGGLACGSVHQPLLLELE, encoded by the coding sequence ATGCTCAAGCTGCTTTCCTGGAACATCCAGTCCGCCCGCGCCCCGGACGGCGGCGCCGACCTCGACGGCGTGCTCGCCTGCATCGAGCGCTTCGCGCCCGGCGCCGACCTACTCTGCCTGCAGGAAGTCGCCTGCGGCTTCCCGGCCCGCGACGGCAGTCCCGGCGGCGACCAGTTCGCCGGCCTCGCGCAGCGCCTGCCCGGCTGGCAGGCCGCGCGCGCCTATGCCGTGGACACGCTCGCGCCCGAGGGCGGCCGGCGCCGGCTGGGCAGCATGGCGTTCTCGCGCCATCCGATCGTGCAGGTGCTGCGCCACTCCCTGCCCTGGCCGGCGGACGCCGCGCCGAGCATGCCGCGCGTGGTCCTCGAACTCGCGCTGGACACGCCGCCGGGCCTGTTGCGCGTCCTGATCGTCCACCTCGAATATTTCTCCGAGCGCCAGCGCCTGGCCCAGATCGGCGCCTTGCGCGCGCTGCAGCGCGAAGCCTGGGGGCACGTGCGCCATCCGCGCGCCGATGCCGGCCCCGGCGGCGACCGCAACGCGCCCTTCGCGGCCCTGCCGCGGCCCGCGCCGGCGGTGCTGCTCGGCAACTTCAACATGCTGCCCGGCTCGGGGTCCCACCAGGCCCTACTGGAGCCCGCGTTCGACACAAGCCGCGACGAAGCCCCGCCCTGGCGCGACGCCTGGCAGCTCACGCACCCGACCGAAGCGCATGCGCCCACGGTCGGCCTGCGCGACCCGAGCGGCACGCCCTTCACCTTCGACTACGCCTTCGTCGGCGCCGACCTCGCGCCGCGCGTACGCGCACTCCATGTGGGCGGCCTGGCCTGCGGTTCAGTTCACCAGCCGCTGCTGCTCGAACTCGAATAG
- a CDS encoding phosphonate transporter, with amino-acid sequence MTAATDLTFTAPGLHGQLAQLNPEQLDRLDFGVIGFDAETNVRQYNQTESEAAGLTGPRVLGQPLFTNVAPCLNNFMVAQRFEDAQDDGAALDDTIDYVLTLRMRPVKVKLRLLAEPGSAQRYVLVQRKL; translated from the coding sequence ATGACCGCCGCCACCGACCTGACCTTTACCGCGCCCGGCCTGCATGGCCAGCTGGCGCAACTGAACCCCGAACAACTCGACCGCCTGGACTTCGGCGTGATCGGTTTCGATGCCGAGACCAATGTTCGTCAATACAACCAGACCGAATCCGAGGCTGCCGGCCTGACCGGCCCGCGCGTGCTGGGCCAGCCCCTGTTCACCAACGTCGCGCCCTGCCTGAACAACTTCATGGTGGCCCAGCGCTTCGAGGACGCCCAGGACGACGGCGCCGCTCTGGACGACACCATCGACTACGTGCTGACCCTGCGCATGCGCCCGGTGAAAGTGAAACTGCGCCTGCTGGCCGAACCGGGCAGCGCACAACGCTACGTGCTGGTGCAGCGCAAGCTGTGA